The genomic window TCGTCACCAATAACCATGTGGTGGAAGGCGCGGACCAGATCGAGGTGATCCTTGCGGATGGCACCACGGCCTCCGCCACGCTGGTGGGAGCGGATGCGTATAATGATCTGGCCGTGCTACGGATCCGGGTACCCCGAGAGAAATTGATCCCGGTGATGCTGGGGGATTCCTCGCGATTGCAAGTGGGGCAATGGGTGATCGCGATCGGGAATCCCTTCGGCCTGGACCGCACCATGACGGTAGGCGTGATCAGCGCCCTGGGTCGGACCTTGGAGCTCTCCGATCGGCCGTTGGGGGAGGTGATCCAGACCGACGCGGCCATCAACCCGGGCAACTCGGGGGGGCCGCTGCTGGATCTGGATGGGCGGGTGATCGGGATCAACACGGCAATCCGTTCTCCCAGCGGCGGTTCCATCGGCATCGGCTTCGCCATCCCGGTGAACACGATCAAGCGGGTGGTTCCGGAGCTGATCGCCCGGGGACGTTATCCTCATCCCTGGCTGGGCGCTTCCTTCTTTGAGATCACTCCCGCCTTTGCCCAGGCCTTCCGCCTGCCGGCGGATCACGGCCTCCTCACCGTTCAGGTGGTGCCCGGCAGCCCGGCCGATCAGGCAGGGTTGCGGGGGGCATCCCAGCGGGTGCGCACCCGCTTCGGCGATGTGTTCCTGGGAGGGGACATCCTCACGGCGATCGATGATCGGCCGCTGCGTCGGGTGGATGAGCTCGTGATCTATCTGGAGAATTACAAACGTGTCGGGGAGACGGTGACCCTCTCGATCATACGCGATGGCCGCCCCATGACGCTCCGGGTGACCCTGGGGGAGCGGCCGCCCGGATGACATGATCGGACCGTCAGACTGGAGCGGTGCGGCCCGGAGCCTCCATGGGAAGCCAGCGGTGTCGCGGCCGATGCTCCAAACCCTCAACCCCCGATCCAGGAGGTGAGGGCGATGATGGAAATCCAGGTCAGCTCAGTCGAGGTGGTGGATGAGGATGAGCCCCGGTATCGGATCGGGACGGTGGCGGCCATGGTGCGGCTGCATCCGCAAACCATTCGCTACTATGAATCGATCGGCCTGATCTCCCCCCGGCGGGTCCGTCGGATGCGCCTGTATTCTGAGCGGGATGTAGCTCGTCTGCGCCAGATCGTAGAGCTGACCCAGCTGGGCGTGAACCTGGCCGGGGTGGAGATCATCCTCCGCCTGCGCGAGCAGATCGCCGCCCTCCAGGCGGAGATTGAACGGCTGCGGGCGCTCCTTGGGGCCGAGCCCTCCCCGTCTTCAGAGCCTGAACAGCGCTTCATCCAGTGAGGCCTTTCGATTTCGCATGGATGTCCGGGGCTCCCGGGAATCTGACTTCCAGGAGGTCTCCATGGCCCTGCGGATCGTGAGCGATAACCGGCCCGTGGAGCTGGACGCGCCGCTGGCTCAAAATCTGGTGAAAGAGGAGATCCGCCGCTACGAAAACGGACCCTATCGGGCCCTCACGCTTTATCTCTGGTTCCAGACCCGGGAGCGGCGGGCGATCATCCGTCTGACGGATCGGGTGCGGCAGGCAGTCCGCGAGAGCGGGATCCGCGAAGGCTTCGCGCTGGTCAGCGCCATGCATATCACGGCAGCCGTTTACGTGAACGACCATGAAGAGGGCATCATGCAGGATATGATGGAACTGCTGGACCGTCTGGCCCCCTTCCGTCCGGATTACCACCATCACCGCACGGGGGAGGACAACGCAGATGCCCATCTGAAGAGCCTGCTCCTCCATCATGAGGTGATCGTTCCGGTTACGAATGGGGATCTGGATCTGGGGCCCTGGCAGGAGATCTTTTACGCGGAGTTCGACGGCCAGCGCCGCAAGCGGGTCCTGGTGAAGATCGTGGGGGTGATGTAGCGAGAGCCTTTATTGATTCACTCCTGCACTGGGAGCACCGGGATATGCACATCGGTATCTGTTTGCCCAATTATGGACCAGCCTCATCACCGGAGGCCATCCGCGCGGTGGCCCAGGCCGCGGAGGGTCTGGGGTTCGATTCCCTTTGGACCACGGATCACATCCTGGTCCCGGAGGCCCATTACGAGCCCTACGGCCGTATCTTCGAGACCTGGACGACCCTGGCCTACCTCGCCGGGCAGACCCAACGCGTCCGGCTGGGGACCTCC from Thermoflexus sp. includes these protein-coding regions:
- a CDS encoding S1C family serine protease is translated as VTNNHVVEGADQIEVILADGTTASATLVGADAYNDLAVLRIRVPREKLIPVMLGDSSRLQVGQWVIAIGNPFGLDRTMTVGVISALGRTLELSDRPLGEVIQTDAAINPGNSGGPLLDLDGRVIGINTAIRSPSGGSIGIGFAIPVNTIKRVVPELIARGRYPHPWLGASFFEITPAFAQAFRLPADHGLLTVQVVPGSPADQAGLRGASQRVRTRFGDVFLGGDILTAIDDRPLRRVDELVIYLENYKRVGETVTLSIIRDGRPMTLRVTLGERPPG
- a CDS encoding MerR family transcriptional regulator; this encodes MMEIQVSSVEVVDEDEPRYRIGTVAAMVRLHPQTIRYYESIGLISPRRVRRMRLYSERDVARLRQIVELTQLGVNLAGVEIILRLREQIAALQAEIERLRALLGAEPSPSSEPEQRFIQ
- a CDS encoding secondary thiamine-phosphate synthase enzyme YjbQ — translated: MALRIVSDNRPVELDAPLAQNLVKEEIRRYENGPYRALTLYLWFQTRERRAIIRLTDRVRQAVRESGIREGFALVSAMHITAAVYVNDHEEGIMQDMMELLDRLAPFRPDYHHHRTGEDNADAHLKSLLLHHEVIVPVTNGDLDLGPWQEIFYAEFDGQRRKRVLVKIVGVM